A window of Desulfatibacillum aliphaticivorans DSM 15576 contains these coding sequences:
- the kdsB gene encoding 3-deoxy-manno-octulosonate cytidylyltransferase, which yields MKVVVIIPARYGSTRFEAKPLALIAGKPMIQRVYERAAAASSVTGVAVATDDERIVSAVENFGGKAVMTSDACRSGTDRVFEAGRTLGLTGSDIVVNVQGDQPVFDPECIDEVTAPLIGDPGTGMTTLAFAIVNERELTDPKDVKMVFDQDGWALYFSRATIPHDRDGNMEFDTYKHLGVYAYTMDFLAEFCSLPEGHLEKIEKLEQLRALEYGLGIKTVVTAFDSPEVDLPEDIARIEALLKDQ from the coding sequence ATGAAAGTAGTTGTTATAATTCCGGCCAGGTACGGGTCCACCCGGTTTGAGGCCAAGCCCCTGGCCCTGATTGCCGGCAAACCCATGATCCAAAGAGTCTACGAACGGGCGGCCGCGGCCTCCAGCGTGACGGGCGTGGCCGTGGCTACGGACGATGAACGCATCGTCTCCGCCGTGGAGAATTTCGGCGGCAAGGCGGTCATGACCTCGGACGCCTGCCGGTCGGGTACGGACCGGGTCTTTGAGGCCGGGCGCACTTTGGGCCTGACCGGCTCGGACATTGTGGTGAACGTCCAGGGCGATCAGCCCGTGTTTGATCCCGAATGCATTGACGAGGTGACGGCCCCTTTGATCGGCGACCCCGGAACCGGTATGACCACCCTGGCTTTCGCCATTGTAAACGAACGGGAGTTGACCGATCCCAAGGACGTTAAAATGGTTTTCGACCAGGACGGCTGGGCTTTGTATTTTTCCCGGGCTACCATTCCCCACGACCGGGACGGGAACATGGAGTTCGACACATACAAGCATTTGGGCGTGTACGCTTACACCATGGATTTTTTGGCGGAGTTTTGCTCCCTGCCGGAGGGCCATTTGGAGAAGATCGAAAAGCTGGAGCAGCTTCGGGCTTTGGAATACGGCCTGGGCATCAAGACGGTCGTGACCGCCTTCGATTCCCCCGAAGTTGACCTGCCCGAAGACATCGCCCGCATAGAAGCGCTTTTGAAAGACCAATAA
- the larB gene encoding nickel pincer cofactor biosynthesis protein LarB: protein MNPDFLKKILDGVAAGDTPVEQAMDKLRHFSHEDLGFAHVDHHRGLRKGFPEVIFGQGKTAEQICGIMEKMAAQDDVILVTRVDREKAHAVLKAFPEAEYHAQPRMIMYAPNPIREKGRGEIVALSAGTSDIPVAMEAVLTARAMGNRVRTIFDVGVAGLHRLYAHREILDQASVLVVVAGMEGALPSVVAGLVPRPVIAVPTSVGYGTSFGGLTALLSMLNSCASNVAVVNIDNGFGAGYMASMINMDMEREIAK, encoded by the coding sequence ATGAATCCCGACTTTTTAAAAAAAATACTGGATGGGGTCGCCGCCGGAGACACTCCGGTGGAGCAGGCCATGGACAAACTGCGCCACTTTTCCCACGAAGACCTGGGCTTCGCCCACGTGGATCACCATAGGGGCCTGCGCAAAGGCTTTCCCGAGGTGATTTTCGGCCAGGGCAAGACCGCAGAGCAGATTTGCGGGATCATGGAAAAAATGGCGGCCCAGGACGACGTCATTCTGGTCACCAGGGTGGACCGGGAAAAGGCGCATGCGGTTTTAAAGGCCTTTCCCGAGGCCGAATACCACGCCCAGCCCCGGATGATCATGTACGCCCCCAATCCCATCCGGGAAAAAGGCCGGGGAGAGATTGTGGCGCTTTCGGCCGGAACCTCAGACATTCCCGTGGCCATGGAGGCGGTTTTGACGGCCCGGGCCATGGGCAACAGGGTCCGCACCATCTTTGACGTGGGCGTGGCGGGCCTGCACCGGTTGTACGCGCATCGGGAAATCCTGGACCAGGCTTCGGTGCTGGTGGTCGTGGCCGGCATGGAAGGCGCCCTGCCCAGCGTGGTGGCCGGGTTGGTTCCCCGCCCGGTCATCGCCGTGCCCACAAGCGTGGGGTACGGCACCAGTTTCGGCGGTCTGACCGCGCTGTTATCCATGCTGAACAGCTGCGCGTCCAACGTGGCGGTGGTGAATATCGACAATGGCTTTGGCGCCGGATACATGGCTTCCATGATCAATATGGATATGGAAAGAGAGATCGCCAAGTAG
- a CDS encoding helix-turn-helix transcriptional regulator: MADKPTVASLEKKIRELEIRNGELEETNKALRTLIEQTRMASQDFQQRVVANVEDLVMVYVARLQDTDLDVDQSIFVNVIEQNLSEIVAPFMRRIGSQHANLTPREIEVANLVRMGVKSKDIAKLLKISKRAVEFHRDSLRKKLGLKKTKKNLRAYLASLG; this comes from the coding sequence ATGGCTGATAAGCCAACTGTTGCATCGCTGGAAAAAAAGATACGAGAATTGGAAATAAGAAACGGGGAGTTGGAAGAGACTAACAAGGCTTTGCGAACGCTTATCGAGCAAACCCGCATGGCTTCCCAGGATTTTCAACAGCGCGTAGTGGCCAACGTAGAAGACCTGGTCATGGTGTACGTGGCCAGGCTGCAGGACACGGACCTGGACGTGGATCAAAGCATCTTTGTTAACGTGATTGAGCAGAATTTATCGGAAATTGTCGCGCCTTTCATGCGGCGCATCGGAAGCCAGCACGCCAATCTTACGCCTCGGGAGATCGAGGTGGCCAACCTGGTCAGGATGGGAGTGAAAAGCAAGGACATCGCCAAGCTGCTGAAGATATCCAAACGGGCGGTGGAGTTTCACAGAGACAGCCTGCGTAAAAAACTGGGGCTTAAGAAAACCAAAAAGAACCTCAGAGCCTATCTGGCTTCCCTGGGATAG
- the rpsU gene encoding 30S ribosomal protein S21, producing MQVTVQDNQLERAVKVLKKMLRKEGVLTQLKEKRFYEKPSVKKRRKRAKAAKRRRRIELRANQRRR from the coding sequence TTGCAGGTTACAGTTCAAGATAATCAACTGGAAAGAGCCGTTAAGGTCCTTAAAAAGATGCTCCGCAAGGAAGGCGTCCTCACCCAGCTCAAAGAAAAACGCTTTTACGAAAAACCCAGTGTGAAAAAGCGCCGCAAAAGGGCGAAAGCCGCTAAAAGAAGGCGCAGGATTGAACTTCGGGCTAACCAAAGGCGCCGTTAA
- a CDS encoding PAS domain S-box protein has protein sequence MSHKPSYEELEQRVLSLQRDNSRLRESESRWRSLMDKAPGLICIFLPDGEIVYVNQPYCAYFNKAYDELVGSSFLLLLPEPDRDAVLENIHALTKESPTMSHERQVVAADGSVRWQRWTNRAFFNSNGAAEMYQAVGEDITERKLAAQAILKERKKFEDVLEKFPYGVCVVDENRRIEFVNEKIRAEFGEPGDLLCHQYFKDMPGLRPACRTGAAFQEEFCKMEWRSPAKDRHYEVYDIPLKKENGSKSRVQIFNDITEQKKAESALQESEAKYRALVENAGEAIYIVQNGVIRFVNAKAGDFTGVDPQGMLARDMTDFIHPEDLALVTERHAQRLRGEAPPSSYSFRLLHDSGHVRWVELSVTPIEWEGKPATLNFLRDISDRKKAEDEIIEREKRFRATLDNMLEGCQIIGFDWSYIYLNDAAAKHGRMNKQDMTGKSMLDLYPGIEQTEIFALMQDGMINRVSHQVENVFYYGNGSNRWFELSIQPVPEGIFVLSIDVTERKWAEHSFKESESRFRTLFEQAPIGIIMVAPNGFPIRSNKALRELVGYTEKEICARSFLEWTHPDERKASQRLIKSIAAGEETLKIMEKRYLHKNGDMVWGRTAVTAVRNSAGAVEYFIAMVEDITESKMAEQVLQDSENRYRSLFMHSPDAVFTALDGKVFLVNQACLNLFGAKKDEDIVGKPILDLVAPEFRSLAAKRRDILDAEGRPLPLVEMQMLRMDGKPVDVEVLTSAFSMGAAMATHVILRDISARKNMEKEKEQLQEQLSMSQKLESIGRLAGGVAHDLNNLLSPIIGFGEILSDDIGPDDPKREAVEEILGAGLRARNLVRQLLAFSRKQTLEFKPLDISKTLGAFKNLLRRTIPEDIEIRVISSQKVLPVMADAGQIEQVIMNLAVNAADAMPNGGVLTLETGMADLDADYAKLHSEVQPGRYAALVISDTGQGMDQAARERAFEPFFSTKGKHGTGLGLATVYGIVKQHGGSIWLYSEEGQGATFKIYLPVAEESPPAGGPEKKAVITLDGDETILLVEDNENVLHLAGTILKRRGYKTLAAKGSAEALKIIQSSTEPIHLLLTDVVMPEMNGRELYNKALEMLPALKVLYMSGYTDNVIAHRGVLDEGVQFIQKPFSGKGLAQKVRKILNEK, from the coding sequence ATGTCTCATAAACCGTCTTATGAAGAGCTGGAACAGCGGGTCCTTTCTCTGCAGCGTGACAATAGCCGATTGCGGGAGAGCGAAAGCCGCTGGCGGTCATTAATGGATAAAGCCCCAGGATTGATATGCATTTTTTTGCCTGACGGCGAAATTGTTTACGTCAACCAGCCCTATTGCGCTTATTTTAACAAGGCTTATGACGAGCTTGTGGGCTCCTCCTTTCTTTTGCTTCTTCCGGAGCCGGACCGGGATGCGGTTCTGGAAAATATTCATGCTCTCACGAAAGAGAGCCCCACCATGTCGCACGAGCGCCAGGTGGTCGCCGCGGATGGGTCCGTCCGCTGGCAAAGGTGGACCAACAGGGCCTTTTTCAATTCCAACGGCGCGGCGGAGATGTATCAGGCTGTGGGAGAGGATATTACCGAGCGGAAACTGGCTGCCCAGGCCATCCTCAAGGAGCGCAAGAAGTTTGAAGATGTTTTGGAGAAATTTCCCTACGGCGTTTGCGTGGTGGACGAAAACAGGCGGATAGAATTCGTCAACGAAAAAATCAGGGCGGAATTTGGAGAACCCGGCGACTTGTTATGCCATCAATATTTTAAAGACATGCCGGGTTTGCGCCCGGCCTGCAGGACCGGGGCGGCGTTTCAAGAAGAGTTTTGCAAAATGGAATGGCGCTCCCCGGCAAAAGATCGCCACTACGAAGTGTATGACATTCCATTAAAAAAGGAGAACGGATCCAAGTCGCGGGTACAGATTTTTAATGACATAACGGAACAAAAGAAGGCGGAGAGCGCCCTGCAGGAAAGCGAGGCCAAATATCGGGCGCTCGTGGAGAACGCCGGCGAGGCCATTTACATTGTGCAGAACGGTGTAATCAGGTTTGTGAACGCCAAGGCGGGGGATTTCACCGGCGTGGACCCCCAAGGCATGTTGGCGCGGGATATGACGGATTTTATCCACCCCGAAGACCTGGCCTTGGTGACGGAAAGGCATGCACAACGCTTGCGGGGCGAGGCCCCTCCTTCCAGCTATTCCTTTCGGCTGCTTCATGATTCCGGCCATGTCCGTTGGGTGGAGTTGAGCGTCACCCCCATAGAATGGGAAGGCAAGCCCGCCACGCTCAATTTTTTGCGGGACATATCGGACAGAAAGAAGGCGGAGGACGAGATAATCGAGCGCGAGAAACGGTTTCGCGCCACCCTGGACAACATGCTGGAAGGCTGCCAGATTATCGGTTTTGATTGGTCCTACATATACCTGAACGACGCGGCCGCCAAGCACGGACGCATGAACAAACAGGATATGACCGGCAAAAGCATGCTGGATCTGTATCCGGGAATAGAACAGACCGAAATTTTCGCCTTGATGCAGGACGGCATGATCAATCGCGTCTCCCATCAGGTGGAGAACGTATTTTATTATGGAAACGGGTCGAACCGGTGGTTTGAATTGAGCATCCAGCCTGTCCCGGAGGGGATTTTCGTCCTTTCCATCGACGTGACGGAAAGGAAATGGGCCGAGCATTCGTTCAAAGAGAGCGAAAGCCGTTTCAGAACCCTGTTTGAGCAGGCGCCCATAGGCATCATTATGGTGGCGCCCAACGGTTTTCCAATACGCTCCAACAAGGCCCTGCGTGAGTTGGTGGGCTATACTGAAAAGGAAATTTGCGCGCGTTCTTTTCTTGAATGGACCCACCCGGATGAAAGGAAGGCAAGCCAGCGGCTTATTAAAAGCATCGCTGCGGGCGAGGAAACCCTTAAAATCATGGAAAAGCGCTACCTGCATAAGAACGGAGACATGGTCTGGGGGCGGACGGCGGTCACGGCTGTGAGAAACAGCGCCGGGGCGGTGGAATACTTCATCGCCATGGTTGAGGACATTACGGAAAGCAAGATGGCTGAGCAAGTCCTGCAAGACAGTGAGAACCGGTACCGCAGCCTGTTCATGCATTCTCCGGACGCTGTGTTCACCGCTCTGGACGGCAAGGTTTTCCTGGTTAATCAAGCCTGCCTGAATCTTTTTGGCGCAAAAAAGGATGAGGACATTGTAGGCAAGCCCATTCTTGACCTGGTCGCTCCTGAATTCCGATCCTTGGCTGCAAAAAGGAGGGACATCCTGGATGCGGAGGGCCGCCCCCTGCCGCTTGTCGAAATGCAGATGCTTCGGATGGACGGCAAGCCCGTGGACGTGGAGGTCCTGACTTCCGCCTTTTCCATGGGAGCCGCCATGGCGACTCATGTGATTTTGCGTGATATCTCAGCGCGGAAAAACATGGAAAAGGAAAAGGAGCAATTGCAGGAGCAGCTTTCCATGTCGCAGAAACTGGAGTCCATAGGGCGCCTTGCGGGCGGCGTGGCCCACGACCTGAACAACCTGCTTTCCCCCATAATCGGTTTCGGGGAGATCCTGTCCGACGACATAGGGCCGGACGACCCCAAGCGGGAGGCTGTGGAAGAAATCCTGGGCGCAGGCTTGAGGGCGAGAAACCTGGTGCGTCAGCTTTTGGCTTTCAGCCGGAAGCAGACTCTTGAGTTCAAGCCTTTGGATATATCGAAAACCCTTGGGGCGTTTAAAAACCTGTTACGCCGCACTATCCCGGAAGATATTGAAATCAGGGTGATTTCGTCGCAGAAGGTTTTGCCGGTCATGGCCGATGCAGGGCAGATAGAACAAGTGATTATGAACCTGGCGGTGAATGCGGCCGACGCCATGCCCAACGGCGGGGTGCTGACCCTGGAAACCGGCATGGCGGATCTGGATGCAGACTACGCCAAACTGCATTCCGAAGTTCAGCCGGGACGGTATGCGGCCCTGGTCATCAGCGATACCGGTCAGGGCATGGATCAGGCCGCCCGGGAAAGGGCGTTTGAACCCTTTTTCTCCACCAAAGGAAAGCACGGCACCGGCCTGGGGCTTGCGACGGTTTACGGAATCGTCAAACAGCACGGCGGAAGCATCTGGTTGTACAGCGAGGAAGGGCAGGGCGCCACGTTCAAGATTTACCTGCCGGTTGCGGAAGAAAGCCCTCCGGCGGGCGGGCCTGAAAAAAAGGCTGTGATCACACTGGACGGGGACGAAACAATTCTGCTGGTGGAAGATAATGAGAACGTCCTGCATCTTGCCGGAACCATCCTGAAACGAAGAGGCTACAAAACTCTTGCAGCTAAGGGCAGCGCAGAGGCCCTAAAGATCATCCAGTCCAGTACGGAGCCCATCCACCTGCTGCTCACGGACGTGGTCATGCCTGAAATGAACGGAAGGGAGCTTTATAACAAAGCCCTGGAAATGCTGCCGGCTTTGAAAGTTCTTTATATGTCCGGCTATACGGACAACGTCATCGCCCATAGAGGGGTGCTGGACGAAGGGGTGCAGTTTATTCAGAAGCCCTTCTCCGGCAAAGGACTGGCCCAAAAAGTCCGAAAAATTCTTAATGAAAAATAA
- a CDS encoding acyl-CoA dehydrogenase, which yields MAQQLVDRRDLDFVLWEQLDCEGEILKKYDAYKEFNKKTCDMILNEAKALAVKELLPTMQEGDRQGVRYENNEVKVPDSFHRPHELLLEGEWQNLGVEPEMGGQGAPAFISSATAEMFMAASWACYSYATMGNGTSDMIEKYGTQEQKDLYIPKITTGEWGGTMLLTEPDAGTDVGALTTTAVKNDDGTYSLTGNKIFITNGEHDLCENIIHPVLARIEGDPAGTKGISIFIVPKYFVNPDGSLGDRNDILCTGVEHKHGIKASATCQMSMGSKGKCIGFLLGKEREGMKVMFNMMNGARMATGLQALAYASASYLDALNYARDRIQGRSIDDMANHGAPPVAIINHPDVRRNLLWMKSYVCGFRSFFQYSSMLATKAAMAEDEEERKLNNGLYELMTPLIKAYLSDLGYEVCVQGIQVYGGVGFCQDFLAEQYARDCKITSIYEGTSGIQSMDLLGRKLGMEKGKVFMAFMGEVGKTIAKAKGQEALKGLAEDLEAALNRLGETAMHLGKTAVSPDFKAAFAHSLPFLYVMGDVIMAWMLLWRASVAVEKLAGKVKKKDESFYTGQVKTAEFFIQSLIPITHGKMNAIFNTCKAAIEMPDDGYGI from the coding sequence ATGGCTCAACAATTGGTTGACAGAAGAGACCTGGACTTTGTCCTGTGGGAGCAACTGGATTGCGAAGGCGAAATCCTCAAAAAGTACGACGCTTACAAGGAATTCAACAAAAAGACCTGCGACATGATCCTGAACGAAGCCAAGGCCTTGGCGGTGAAGGAACTCCTGCCCACCATGCAGGAAGGCGACAGGCAGGGCGTCAGGTACGAAAATAATGAAGTCAAGGTGCCCGACAGCTTTCATCGCCCCCACGAACTGCTGCTGGAAGGCGAATGGCAGAACCTGGGCGTGGAGCCTGAAATGGGCGGCCAGGGCGCTCCCGCCTTTATTTCCTCGGCCACGGCTGAAATGTTCATGGCAGCCAGTTGGGCCTGCTATTCCTACGCCACCATGGGCAACGGAACCTCGGACATGATCGAGAAGTACGGCACCCAGGAGCAAAAGGACCTGTACATTCCCAAAATCACCACCGGCGAATGGGGCGGCACCATGCTGCTGACCGAGCCCGATGCGGGCACGGACGTTGGCGCGCTCACCACCACGGCCGTGAAGAACGATGACGGCACCTACTCCCTCACGGGCAACAAGATCTTCATCACCAACGGCGAACACGACCTGTGCGAAAACATCATCCATCCGGTCCTGGCCCGCATTGAAGGCGACCCCGCGGGAACCAAGGGCATCTCTATTTTTATCGTGCCCAAGTACTTCGTGAATCCCGACGGCTCCCTGGGAGACCGCAACGACATCCTTTGCACCGGCGTAGAGCACAAGCACGGCATCAAGGCCAGCGCCACCTGCCAGATGTCCATGGGCTCCAAGGGCAAGTGCATCGGCTTTTTGCTGGGCAAGGAACGCGAAGGCATGAAGGTCATGTTCAACATGATGAACGGCGCCCGCATGGCCACCGGCCTCCAGGCTTTGGCTTACGCCTCCGCCTCCTACCTGGACGCTTTGAACTACGCCAGGGACAGGATCCAGGGCCGCAGCATCGACGACATGGCCAACCACGGCGCTCCTCCGGTCGCCATCATCAACCACCCGGACGTCCGCCGCAACCTCTTGTGGATGAAATCCTACGTATGCGGCTTCCGCAGCTTTTTCCAGTACTCCTCCATGCTGGCCACCAAGGCGGCCATGGCCGAGGACGAAGAGGAAAGAAAGCTCAACAACGGCCTGTACGAGCTCATGACGCCTCTTATCAAGGCCTACCTCTCCGACTTGGGATACGAAGTTTGCGTCCAGGGCATTCAGGTTTACGGCGGCGTGGGTTTCTGCCAGGACTTCCTGGCTGAGCAATACGCCCGTGACTGCAAGATCACCTCCATCTACGAAGGCACCAGCGGCATCCAGTCCATGGACCTTTTGGGCCGCAAGCTGGGCATGGAAAAAGGCAAGGTCTTCATGGCTTTCATGGGCGAAGTGGGCAAGACCATCGCCAAGGCCAAGGGACAGGAAGCACTCAAGGGCCTGGCCGAAGACCTGGAAGCCGCTCTTAACCGCCTGGGCGAAACGGCCATGCATCTCGGCAAAACCGCCGTGTCCCCGGACTTCAAAGCGGCTTTCGCCCATTCCCTGCCTTTCCTCTATGTCATGGGCGACGTGATCATGGCATGGATGCTCCTGTGGCGCGCCAGCGTGGCCGTGGAGAAACTGGCCGGCAAGGTCAAGAAAAAGGATGAATCTTTCTACACAGGTCAGGTCAAGACCGCTGAATTCTTCATTCAGAGCCTGATCCCCATCACTCACGGCAAGATGAACGCCATCTTCAACACCTGCAAGGCTGCCATTGAAATGCCCGACGACGGATACGGAATCTAA
- a CDS encoding NAD(P)H-dependent flavin oxidoreductase — protein sequence MAKRVLRTPLCDMLNIDYPILSAGMGPTLIGEPNGAPVELVVAVSEAGGLGVLGGAGFTLDGLQEAIREIKAQTGKPFGVDLLLPKNLPGGTMTGGKENLTLAQVIEFLPKEHLDWFRKVEKEMGFPALEDLMVNNDTTTMNPKEAVAICIEERVPLFAAGLGDPGWMVDEAHAKGMKVLGVVGNAKNAGRVSKSGVDLIAAQGHEGGGHTGRVGTFALLPQALDAAYPVPVLAAGGVGDGRGLAAALAMGCIGVWVGTRFLATNEGGAMDLCKQRIVESTDEGTRVSKLYTGKTSRANVTRFHELWDSSGLEALPFPFQVLLASALLGGLIRSGHDDHVGGFAGQVSGLIHEIKPAAKVVEDMVEQAADILSSKLPSTVKTA from the coding sequence ATGGCAAAAAGAGTGCTGCGGACGCCGTTATGCGACATGCTGAACATCGACTATCCCATCTTGAGCGCAGGCATGGGGCCGACCCTGATCGGCGAACCCAACGGAGCGCCCGTGGAACTGGTTGTGGCGGTTTCCGAGGCGGGAGGCCTGGGCGTTCTGGGCGGCGCCGGATTCACTTTGGACGGCTTGCAGGAAGCTATCCGGGAGATCAAGGCGCAAACCGGCAAACCCTTTGGCGTTGACCTTTTGCTGCCTAAAAATTTGCCCGGAGGAACCATGACCGGGGGAAAGGAAAACCTCACCCTGGCCCAGGTGATCGAATTTTTGCCGAAAGAACATCTGGACTGGTTCCGAAAAGTGGAAAAGGAAATGGGCTTTCCCGCCCTGGAGGATTTGATGGTGAATAACGACACCACCACCATGAATCCCAAAGAGGCGGTTGCCATCTGCATCGAGGAAAGGGTTCCCCTGTTCGCAGCAGGCTTGGGAGATCCCGGGTGGATGGTCGACGAAGCTCACGCCAAGGGCATGAAAGTCCTGGGCGTGGTGGGCAATGCCAAAAACGCCGGCCGGGTTTCCAAGTCCGGGGTGGATTTAATCGCGGCCCAAGGCCACGAAGGCGGAGGACATACCGGACGGGTGGGCACATTCGCCTTACTGCCGCAAGCTTTAGACGCTGCCTATCCCGTTCCGGTTCTCGCCGCAGGCGGCGTGGGCGACGGACGCGGCCTGGCAGCCGCCCTGGCCATGGGATGCATCGGCGTCTGGGTTGGAACCCGGTTTTTGGCCACCAACGAAGGCGGCGCCATGGACCTGTGCAAGCAGCGCATTGTGGAATCCACGGACGAAGGCACCCGGGTCAGCAAATTGTATACGGGAAAAACCTCCCGGGCCAATGTAACCCGGTTCCACGAACTGTGGGACTCCTCCGGCCTGGAAGCGCTTCCCTTTCCCTTCCAGGTGCTCCTGGCCTCGGCCCTTTTGGGCGGGCTCATCCGCTCCGGCCACGACGATCACGTGGGCGGCTTTGCAGGCCAGGTTTCCGGGTTGATTCACGAAATCAAGCCTGCAGCAAAGGTTGTGGAAGACATGGTGGAGCAGGCGGCGGATATACTTTCCAGCAAGCTGCCCTCTACGGTCAAAACCGCATAG
- a CDS encoding acetyl-CoA acetyltransferase: MPHVPVIVGISQLTQFPELEKPLDPMRLMADAARAALADAGPPALASLVDCIWVSNILSWGYKDAPGLLSANLGLKPSHNHYGIMSGHVPQWFVNQAARRIASGQSRAVLMAGAEAQHSVRQSYKDAVKLNWPARENPEIIGDGASPDLGTNSLENSHQLMIPVNMYALFETAIRAAKGREPKEHQAFLGRLFEKFSAAAAKNPLAWNRRKYTAEEIATPGPDNPAACEPYTRRMCAAMNVDMAAAVVMTSEETAKKMGVNSSQLVYPMGGADLNNIRYVTQRPKLNDSPALDHCIKRALDQAGLGVSQIRAFDLYSCFPSMVEIAMEALGLDPEDPRPLTVTGGLPFFGGPMGNYSMHAIAEATAQIRTGKLDNVMVAANGGFNTRHSVGVYGREPSPKGWSRDDSAIQESILSAALPEPVKEAAGRLVVDGCIVRNTREGVPEKGLVLGTLEDGRKTLAVLDVEPALLGQFCNKELVGGAGAVRFDSNSGCNMFVPEL, translated from the coding sequence ATGCCCCATGTCCCCGTGATAGTGGGAATCTCTCAACTCACGCAATTTCCCGAATTGGAAAAGCCTCTGGACCCCATGAGGCTGATGGCCGACGCCGCCCGGGCCGCTCTTGCGGACGCGGGGCCGCCGGCCCTCGCCTCATTGGTGGATTGCATCTGGGTTTCCAATATCCTCAGTTGGGGGTATAAGGACGCCCCCGGTCTTTTGAGCGCCAATTTAGGCCTTAAGCCTTCCCACAACCATTATGGAATCATGAGCGGGCACGTCCCCCAATGGTTCGTCAATCAGGCGGCCCGGCGCATAGCCTCAGGCCAGAGCCGGGCCGTGCTCATGGCCGGGGCCGAGGCCCAGCACTCGGTCAGGCAATCCTACAAGGACGCCGTAAAATTGAATTGGCCGGCCAGGGAGAACCCGGAGATCATAGGCGACGGCGCCAGCCCGGACCTGGGGACCAACAGCCTGGAAAACAGCCATCAACTCATGATTCCGGTCAACATGTACGCCTTGTTCGAAACTGCAATCAGGGCCGCCAAAGGCCGGGAGCCCAAAGAGCATCAGGCCTTCCTTGGGAGGTTGTTTGAAAAGTTTTCAGCCGCGGCTGCAAAAAATCCCCTGGCATGGAACAGGCGCAAGTACACCGCCGAGGAAATAGCAACCCCCGGACCGGACAATCCTGCGGCATGTGAACCGTACACGCGGCGGATGTGCGCGGCCATGAACGTGGATATGGCGGCCGCAGTGGTCATGACTAGCGAGGAAACCGCAAAAAAGATGGGAGTGAATTCCTCCCAATTGGTCTACCCTATGGGAGGCGCGGACTTGAACAATATCAGGTACGTGACCCAGCGCCCGAAACTGAACGACTCCCCCGCCTTGGACCATTGCATTAAAAGGGCCCTGGACCAGGCGGGATTGGGTGTTTCCCAAATCCGGGCTTTTGATTTATACTCCTGCTTTCCCTCCATGGTGGAAATCGCCATGGAAGCCCTTGGCCTGGATCCGGAAGATCCCAGGCCTCTGACCGTGACGGGCGGGCTGCCCTTTTTCGGCGGCCCTATGGGAAACTACTCCATGCACGCCATAGCCGAGGCAACGGCGCAAATCAGGACGGGAAAGCTGGACAACGTGATGGTCGCTGCAAACGGCGGCTTTAACACGCGGCACTCCGTAGGAGTCTACGGCCGCGAGCCATCCCCCAAAGGATGGTCGCGGGACGACTCAGCAATTCAGGAATCAATTTTGTCCGCAGCCCTGCCCGAGCCTGTCAAGGAGGCGGCGGGGAGGCTTGTCGTGGATGGATGCATTGTACGCAACACCCGGGAAGGCGTCCCGGAAAAAGGCCTGGTGTTGGGAACTCTGGAAGACGGGAGAAAAACCCTGGCCGTCCTGGACGTCGAGCCTGCCTTACTTGGACAATTCTGCAACAAAGAACTTGTGGGGGGCGCCGGAGCGGTCCGATTCGACTCAAACTCCGGTTGCAATATGTTTGTTCCTGAACTGTGA
- a CDS encoding TetR/AcrR family transcriptional regulator, which produces MAGKSRKKQIRGEYTRISLLEAATELFAAHGFEGASVKQITERAGASVGSFYHHFNDKADLFTQVLDNGSMTLRRYFRKVRNLPPDVSLEERTHQAITALVDFATEHRSLWVWLLLETDKLPQPIRKIVKKDQELYLRDQAQDLEAAVRLGRLKPLDAKLGAQAVFGMCVHMLSVYLNDPNPDRDAYVDSITKATVGILRAMAGSRQPAYTEPGEKALKAG; this is translated from the coding sequence ATGGCGGGAAAATCAAGAAAAAAGCAAATCAGAGGCGAATACACCAGAATCAGTCTTTTGGAGGCGGCCACCGAGCTTTTCGCCGCCCATGGCTTTGAAGGCGCATCGGTAAAGCAAATCACCGAACGGGCCGGAGCCTCGGTGGGGTCGTTCTATCATCACTTCAATGATAAGGCGGACTTGTTCACCCAGGTTCTGGACAACGGCAGCATGACCCTGCGGCGGTATTTCCGCAAGGTGCGCAACCTGCCCCCGGACGTTTCCCTGGAAGAGCGGACTCATCAGGCCATTACAGCGCTGGTGGATTTTGCCACGGAGCACCGCTCCCTGTGGGTATGGCTGCTTTTGGAAACCGATAAGCTGCCCCAGCCCATCCGAAAAATCGTGAAAAAGGACCAGGAATTGTATCTGCGGGACCAGGCGCAGGATCTGGAGGCGGCGGTCAGGTTGGGACGCCTTAAGCCTCTTGACGCCAAATTGGGCGCTCAGGCGGTTTTTGGAATGTGCGTTCACATGCTTTCCGTGTATCTTAACGATCCGAATCCGGACCGGGACGCCTATGTGGACTCGATCACCAAAGCCACGGTGGGCATATTACGGGCCATGGCGGGGTCCAGGCAGCCGGCCTATACTGAGCCGGGCGAAAAGGCTTTGAAAGCCGGATAA